The following is a genomic window from Paenibacillus sp. FSL R5-0766.
CAAAGCGACTCCGAAGTACTGATCGTTATCGGTATCGGTGGATCATACCTGGGTGCACGTGCAGCGATCGAAATGCTGACTCACTCGTTCTATAACAATCTGCCAAAAGACAAACGCAAAACGCCTGAAATCTATTTTGCAGGAAACAATATCAGTTCCACATATGTAACTCATTTGCTGGATCTGGTTGAAGGCAAAGATTTCTCCGTTAACGTCATCTCCAAATCCGGTACAACAACAGAGCCGGCAATTGCTTTCCGTATCTTCCGTGCAGCACTGGAAGAGAAATACGGTAAAGAAGAAGCTCGCAAACGCATTTATGCTACAACAGACAAAGCGCGCGGGGCATTGAAAGAACTGGCAAATGCAGAAGGATACGAATCTTTCATTATCCCTGATGATGTAGGCGGACGTTACTCCGTTCTGACAGCTGTAGGTTTGCTGCCAATCGCAGCAGCGGGTATCAGCATCGAAGAAATGATGCAAGGTGCGGCTGACGCATCCAAAGAATACAGCAACCCGAACGTAGCTGAGAATGAAGCATATCAATATGCTGCTGTTCGTAACGCATTGTATCGCAAAGGCAAAGGAACTGAGATTCTTGTAAACTATGAGCCTTCCCTGCACTTCGTATCCGAGTGGTGGAAACAACTGTTTGGAGAGAGTGAAGGTAAAGACTACAAAGGGATCTATCCTGCATCCGTTGATTTCTCTACAGACTTGCACTCCATGGGTCAATTCATTCAGGAAGGTAGCCGGAATATTTTCGAAACTGTT
Proteins encoded in this region:
- a CDS encoding glucose-6-phosphate isomerase, giving the protein MAKKVTFDYSTALQFVNQHEVDYFAEPIRLAHEQLHNGTGTGSDYLGWIDLPTAYDKEEFARIQKAAAKIQSDSEVLIVIGIGGSYLGARAAIEMLTHSFYNNLPKDKRKTPEIYFAGNNISSTYVTHLLDLVEGKDFSVNVISKSGTTTEPAIAFRIFRAALEEKYGKEEARKRIYATTDKARGALKELANAEGYESFIIPDDVGGRYSVLTAVGLLPIAAAGISIEEMMQGAADASKEYSNPNVAENEAYQYAAVRNALYRKGKGTEILVNYEPSLHFVSEWWKQLFGESEGKDYKGIYPASVDFSTDLHSMGQFIQEGSRNIFETVIQVTEVAEHISIKSDPDDLDGLNFLEGKTMDFVNKKAFQGTLLAHTDGQVPNLIVNIPDMTPYSFGYLVYFFEKACGISGYLLGVNPFDQPGVEAYKKNMFALLGKPGFEEEKAALEARLSE